A segment of the Cinclus cinclus chromosome 3, bCinCin1.1, whole genome shotgun sequence genome:
AGGAATTCCATCCGGGGAATGCAGGAATTATCCCATCCTGGGAATTTCATCCCGGAAATACAGGGATGCTCCAATCCCgggaaaactgggaattccATCCAGGGGGAACTGGGGAATGCTCCCATCcagggaaaactgggaattccatcccggGAACGGGGAATGCTCCCATCTcgggaattccatccctggaatgcAGGGATGCTCCGATCCCgggaaaactgggaattccatcccaggaaTGCGGGAATGGTTCCATCCCGGGAATTCCACCCAGGGAGTATGGGAATGATCTAATCCTGGGGTCCTGGGGCAGGGAACGTGGGAATGCTCCAGTCCCGGCAATTCCCTCCCGGGAAAAGCGGGAATGATcccatccagggaaaacagggaattcCGTGCCGGGAATGGGGAATGCTCTGATCCTGGGAATCCCGGGCTAGGAGGGAATTCCATCCCGGGGGATCGGGAGGAGTCAGTGGCACCGTGCGGGgggggacactgcagggagcTCGGGACATTCCCGAATCCCAAAATCCCGCTGTCCAGAGGGGTCACTGCCCCGGTGTCCTCGGGATCCGCATCCACGGGATGATCCCGGATCTCAGAGTGGGGATTTGGATCCTCCTACAGCTGTCTCGGGATCaggattcccaagaaatccCACTCCTCATCCAGGGAAGGGTCACGTTCCCTGGGATCCACATCCACGGGATGATCCCGGTGCCGTTCCAGACATCAGAGTGAGGGTTTGGATCTTCCTTCTCGGGATCAGGACTCCCAAAATTCCGCCCTATCCCGGGgaaagccccgctccatccatccatccatccatccatccatccatccatccatccatcatccatccatccatcatccatccatccatccatccatccatccatccatccatccatcatccatccatcatccatccatcatccatccatccatccatccatcatccatcatccatcatccatccatcatccatccatcatccatccatccatccatccatcatccatcatccatcatccatccatcatccatccatcatccatccatccatcatccatcatccatccatcatccatcatccatccatcatccatcatccatccatccatccatccatccatcatccatcatccatccatcatccatcatccatccatcatccatcatccatcatccatccatccatcatccatccatccatcatccatccatccatcatccatccatccatccatccatcatccatcatccatccatcatccatccatgatccatcatccatcatccatcatccatccatcatccatccatccatcatccatccatccatccatcatccatcatccatcatccatccatcatccatccatccatccatccatccatccatccatcatccatcatccatccatcatccatccatcatccatccatcatccatccatcatccatccatccatcatccatccatccatccatccatcatccatcatccatcatccatccatcatccatccatccatccatccatccatccatccatcatccatcatccatccatcatccatccatccatccatccgtcatccatccatccatccatccatccatcatccatccatccatccatccatcatccatccatccatccatccattcatccctctgtccgtccgtccatccctccatccctctgtccatccatccatccctctgtccttctgtccatccctctgtccgtccatctgtccatccctccgtccctctgtcccttcGTTGATCCCTCTGTCTGTTCGTCCGTCCATCCCTCcgtccatctgtccatccctctgtctgcccctccgtccctccctccatccctccctccatctctccatccatccctctgtccatctgtccatcccctctgtccctccctccgTCCGTCCCTCCGTCCCTCTGTCtatccccctgtccctctgtccgtcCGTCCCGCTCACCCCGGAGCGCGGAGCCGTCCCGCAGCATCTCCCCGTGCCGCTCGTCCACCGCCCTCATCTCCTCCACCGCCACCGACAGATTCCTCACGCCGAATTCCAGCCGCGCCCCGAGCACCCCGGAGCGCTCCCGCAGCTCCTCCGTCACCTCCTGGAGCATCCCGAGGGATCTCCTGAGCTCCCGCAGCTCCTCGGCCTGGCCGCGGAATTCCCGGGAGCAGGAGAAGCGCACGGCGTCCAGGAACCGCAGCATTCCCTGCACGTGCCCGTCCGTGGCCCCCACGTTGGCCAGGATGGTTCGGATTTCCAGCTGGAGAGATTCCAGCCGGGATTCGAGCTCCCGGAACCTCTCCTGGGTTCGGTTCCGCCCGTGCCCGCGGCGGTGCCGCAGATCCTGCGcgttctcctgctgctcctccagctgcgAGGAAATGTtatccagctccagctgcagccccagcagctccagcgcCAGCTCCTGCGTCCCGTCGGAATTCCGCGACGCTTCCCGAACCGCCGAGCCCAGCCCGGCCTGCAAACCCCGGAGCAGTTCGGAATTCCGCGATGAGGCCGCGCGGAGCATCCCAAAAATCCGCGTCACGTTCTGCCACTCGGTCGCCGCCCTGCTCAGCGCCAGCGTCTCCTGCTCCGCCCGCCTCTGGAGAGCGCGGAGCCGCTGGGAAttctgctccaggctggaattCAGCCGCTCCGCCGCCTCTCCGGCCTCCGAGCGCTGCCGGGTCAAATCCCGCAGGGAATTCTGCAGGCGGGCGGTGACCCCCTGGCACCCCCGCGCCTGCTCccgcagctgctccaggctccgGCTGACATTCCCGATGGATGCGGAGCAGCTCCGCAGCCCGCCCGAGATGGAGGAGCCGGCGGAGGAGAGGCGGGCGTGGCTCTGGGAAGTTCGCTCCAGGAGGATTTCCTGCGCCTGGAGCATCCTCTGgatctgctccagctccagctgcagctccgaGAGTTCCCGGCCCAGCGCCGCCGTGTCCCGGCACACGGAGGAGCCGTTCCCGGAGCTCCTCTCACCTGGGAGGGAGAATCCCGAGTTATCCCAGCCGGGAGCTGCTCCggggaaaaaatcctggggtatcccatcctgcagctgctctgggagaggaTCCCGaattatcccatcccatcccatcccgtcccgtcccgtcccgtcccgtcccgtcccatcccgtcccgtcccgtcccgtcccgtcccgtcccatcccatcccgtcccgtcccgtcccgtcccatcccatcccatcccatcccatcccatcccatcccatcccatcccatcccatcccatcccatcccatcccatcccatcccatcccatccctgtatcccatccctgtatcccatcccatcccattatcccatcccagctccagggagctgctccatGGTCGGATCCCGGCTCCAGGCCAGGCCAGACGGGAACCGGAGCAGCCCGGGCTTGGGGAACGGCTCCTGGGATGCAGCCAGGGACTGGAGGGTGCTTCCCACACAAATCTTTTGGAATTCCAGGACTTTATGAGCCTGGAGATGAACACTGGGACAGCCCTGATCCCaccctcccttcccacccaaatcctttggaattccaggattccatgattctgtagTCAGGCTTCTCCAAAGCCCCATCCCACCAACCCCACCCCTGGGATCTGCCGGACATCCTTGCCCAAAatcctggggggaaaaaaatatcgGGGATTTGGCTCCAGGGGTGCGGAGCCggaggagctggaaaagggAGGAATCCCTGGAAAATCCCGATCCCGGCACTGCTCACCCAATGCCTGGAGATCCTCctgcagggagaggagtttctgcTCGTACAAGGTCTGGGATGTGCTGATCTCCTCGGAGATGGAATCCACCTTCCGGAACACTGCccgggaatttgggaattcggGAAGTCAGGGAGTTGGGAATGCCGGCCCCGCACCAGGGCGGGGTTTGGGATTTGCCAGAGCTCCTCCAGGATTCTGTCCCTTGGGAATGTGAGACCCTTGGGAATcacctgggaggggctgggatccAACCTCCTCCAGGATGAATCCCTTGGGAATTGGCATCCCTGGGAATCGCTGGGATCCAGGATCCTCGGGAATTCCATcccttgggaattccatccctgggatcCCCCCGGGAATCGCTGGGATCCAGGATCCTCGGGAATTCCATCCCTTaggaattccatccctgggatcCCCCCGGGAATCGCTGGGATCCAGGATCCTCGGGAATTCCATcccttgggaattccatccctgggatcCTCCTGGGAATCGCTGGGATCCAGGATCCTCGGGAATTCCATCCCTTGGGAGTTCCATCCCTGGGATCCCCCTGGGAATCGCTGGGATCCAGGATCCTCGGGAATTCCATcccttgggaattccatccctgggatcCCCCTGGAAATCGCTGGGATCCAGGATCCTCGGGAATTCCATcccttgggaattccatccctgggatcCCCCTTGGCAATCGCTGGGATCCAGGCTCCAGGTGATTCCCGTGGTGCTCATGGATCAATCCCACACTCCTGGGATAATTCCCAAGGTCTCCCAGGTGCCTCTGGAGTCTcccctgatcccaatcccaactCCAATCCCCATTCTGATCCCGGTCTTGATCCTAATCTCAATCCGGATCTCGATCCTGACCCCAGTCCCGATCCTGACATCGATCCCGATCCTGACCCCATTCCTGTTCCCTACCCCAAGCCCCTTCtcattcccgttcccgttcccattcccattcccatccccaatCCCGTCCCTGACCCCGATTCTGATCCCAATCCCgtccccagtcccagtcccaacCCCGTCCCCGATCCCAATCCTGTTCCTGGccccatccccattcctgtccctgatcccatccccaatcccaatcccaatcttGTCCCCGTTCCCCAGTCAGGTTCCCGATCCCAATCTGTGTTGCCATTCCCGaccccaatcccattcccaatcccatctCTGTTCCTGTTCCCAATCCCgatcccatccccatccctgatctcattcccattcccattcccatccctgatcccgatcctgtccctgttccccatTCCCCGCTCCctatcccaatcccattcccgatcctgatcccgatcccgatcctgtccctgttccctaTTCCCCGCTCCctatcccaatcccattcccgaTCCCGCTGTCTGACCCAGCGTTCCCAGCAGTCCCACGGCGAGCAGCAGGATCCCGGATATCCCGAACAGGCCCCGCACGGCCGCTCCCAGTGACGCTTCCCGGCCACAGCTCCCACGGCACCTCCGGGATCGCCCTGGAACCgccgggatttgggatggggccgatcccttcccatcccccatcccaaaattcccccgaTCCCACAATTCCTGCTCCTCACCGCCCGCCCCGGAGCTGAAGGGCGGcatctgctcctcctcctcctcctcctcggctGCCTCGGGAGCTGGAAGGCAAAAGAGCGGGATTGAAGCCACCGGATCCCATCCCGAGGATCCCTGAGAGCCTGGATCCTGTCCCCAGGATCCCTGAGATCCCAAATATCACCCTGAGGATTCCTGAGATCCCAAATTCCATCCAGAGGACCCctgagatcccaaatcccatcctgaGGATCCCTGAGAGCCCAGATCCTGTCCTGAGGATTCCTGAGATCCCAAAttccatcccatggatcccagaGAGCCAGGATCCCATTCTGAGGATTCctgagatcccaaatcccatcctgaGGGTTTCTGAGAGCCTGgatcccatcccaggagatcccTGGAATCCCaaaccaaatcccaaatcccatcctgaGGATTcctgagaccccaaatcccatcccaaggATCCCAGAGAGCCAGGATCCCATCCCAAGGATTCCTGagttcccaaatcccatcccaaggATCCCAGAGAGCCAGGATCCTGTTCAGAGGACCCCTGAGACCCCAGATCCCAATCCAGGGGTTCcctgaaatcccaaatcccatcccaaagaTCTCTGAGATCCCCAATCCCATTCTGAGGATACCTgcgatcccaaatcccatcccgAGGATCCCTGAGAACTGGGATCCCATTCCAGGGCATCCctgagatcccaaatcccatcccaaggATCCCTGGGGAACCCCCAAGCCCAGCATTCCCAAGGAAAAACTGGGAATCCACCCGGGATCCACCACTGGCAAATCCCATGGGAACACATCTGGGTCCCTCCAGGATCCAGTGGGAATCCTGGCGCCCCAGAGGccagaatttggggaattttgggatttgggggaaaaaaaaaaaaagtgggagaTGGAGGCAAGGAGCAGCTTCTGGGATTCCCAACCATAAAAACCAtgggaacaaaggaaaaaaatcccagtgccCCTTCCTGGTTCAgggtgggaaatttgggatgtcCAGGGATGACTCCCAGGGAATTCCTAAACTCCCaaacattgggaaaaaaaaaaatcctggtgcCTTTCCTAGGTCAGGGTAAAAAATTTGGGATGTCCAGGGGTGGCTCCCTGATCCCAGAGAATTCCTAAATTCccaaacataaaataaaaactaaaaaaaaaaaaaaattaaaaaaaaaaattccagattcCCCTTCCTGGTTCAGGGTGGAAAATTTGGGATGTCCAGGGATGACTCCCAGGGAATTCCTAAATTCccaaacattgaaaaaaaaaaaaacccaaaaaattcccagtgcccCTTTCCTTGTTCAgggtgggaaatttgggatttccccCTGTGGGTTTTTAGGATTccccaggtgggattttggaTCCTCCCGGGAGGGTTTCTGGGATTCCCGAGTAGGATTTTGGGATTCTCCCCTGAAGGTGCGGATTTTTGGGATTCTCCCgagtgggattttgggattctccCCGGgtgggtttttgggatcccctcCAAATGGGGTTTTGAGATTCCCgagtgggattttgggattctccccgggtggatttttgggatcctccCGAGTGGGATTTCGGGATTCCTTCCCCTCACCCCCGCCCCGGATCCCCGAATCCCCCGGGATTGTCCCGCTCACCTCTCATCGCTCCAATCCCGGGCCTCAGCGCCCCAATTCCCGCATCCACCCTGGAATTCCTCTTCCCGCACGAGCTCCGGGAGCGGCTCCCCCGCGCCGGCCCCGCGCCCCCAAAACTTCCCGGGGACCGCTCGGAATTCCCGGCTGGATCATGCggggaaaagcaggaagggcGCGGGGCTGGACAGCGGCCACCAAAAACCGGGATTTGGGATCGCGGCTGAGCCCGAGCCCGCCCCtaaggaggggaaaggggcgggaGCGGGAATGGGGTCCGGGAATGGGGTGTGGGAATGGGGACTGGGTATGGGATCCGGGAATGGGgtctgggaatggggactgggaatggggtgtGGGAATGGGGTGTGGGAATGGGGACTGGGTATGGGATCCAGGAATGGGgtctgggaatggggactgggaatggggactgggaatggggactgggaaggggctccgggaatggggactgggaatgggatccgGGAATGGGGTCTTGGAATGGgttctgggaatgggatccGGGATTGGGGTCTGGGAATGGGGTGTGGGAATGGGGTGTGGGAATGGGGTGTGGGAATGGGATCCGGGATTGGGGTCTGGGAATGGGGTGTGGGAATGGGGTGTGGGAATGGGGTGTGGGAATGGGgtctgggaatggggactgggaatggagaaTGGGGACTGGAAATGGggtctgggaatggggaatgggatcCAGGAATGGGGTGTGGGAATGAGGTCTGGGAATGGCAAAAGGGgtctgggaatgggatctgggAATGGGGTCCaagaatggggaatgggaatggggtcTAGGAATGGGGAATTGtgtctgggaatggggaatgggaatgggggaatgggaaaggGGAATGGGGTCTGGGAATGGGGTGTGGCAATGGGGTCTGAGAATAGGCTCCAGGAATGGGGTCTGGGAATGGGGCCTGGGAATGAGGAATGGGATCCAGGAATGGGTTGTGGGAATGGGGTCTGGGACTGGGGTGGGGTCCCGGACTAGGAGAGGGGAACGGTTCCAGGGAAACGGGATCTGGGgtctgggattgggatggaggGGTCAGGatgtggatttggggtgggaatAGGGAGTGGTTTTGGGATCTGATCCCTGGATTTGGGACAGGGAAATGGGATTTGGAATGTGatccctggatttgggatgggaatagAGAATGAGTTTGGGATCTGATCCCTGGATTTGTGGCAGGGGTTGGATAATTGGTCTGGGGACGCTGTGAATGGcccctggatttgggatttggatCTGGGGATCCCATATGGAGAAATGGGGTCTGGGCTGTGATTCCTGGACCTGGGGCAGGGATCTGGGGATTGGATCCAGAATCCTGGGAATGGTCCTGGGATGAGGGGCCGGGATCAGGGTCCGGGGTccctcctggatccctgggatggTTCCGTTCCCGGTTTCCGGCTGGAGCGGTGACCCCGGATCAGGAACGGGATTCCCACGGGATCAGGAACATTCCCTCAGGGAATTCAAAAATCCCGGGAATTTGAAGGAGCAGAGCCCCCCTTGGGCTGTGCCCTCAACTCATCCCATGGCATTCCTGGATTTCAGGCCATCCCGGGATGTTCCTCCCCATCTCCACCCCTGAGAATtcccagcccctggagctgATCCCAACATGTCCAAGGCTCAGGCtgatcccaaattcctggaCTGATCCCTCAAGGCTCTTTTCCCACCTCGGTTATTTCAGAATTCCAGGTTTTTAACGTCAGAGGGGCCTGGAGAGCCTTCACtgggggaaaaacgggaaagGAGGAGCCAGAACCTTGGGAAGGAGCCTCGGGAAGAGCCCAAATCAGGATTCagcccccaaaaattccctggGCCTGGGGGAGGATTCCCTGGAATGTGAGGAGGTGGAAGGAACCTTGGAGCTGTGGAGATATCCCAGAGAATTCCCGGTTATCTCCCTGTTCCCAGCCCGGAGAATTCCTGGTTATCTCCCTGTTCCCAGCCCGCAGGAGCTCCAAGGATTTAACCCCATCCTGACCACAGGAAAAACTCAGGCCTGCAGTTTAAACTCAGTTTAATGAAGAGAACCAGGAGTAGAAAACGAGGGGAAACAACATTCCCGAGAAAACATTCCCCGGGGAAAAATTCAGGAGAAAACATCCCAGAGAAAGCATTCCCAAGAAAACGTCCCCAAGGAAACATTCCAGGATGTCGGGAAGCGCTCCCGGGCTCTGGGATTGGGAATGGCggccccatcccagtgctcccagtgctcccagggaAAAGGCCAGCCCAGTTCAAACCAGTTGGAGCTGGGAGATTTCCCTGCCTGGGCCCAGCCAGCGGAGCAGGAGCTTGAGCCAGGCTTAGTCCAGCCTGAAAGCTCTCCCGGGCCTAAGCGAGCCCCAGTCCTGACTTAAAGCTCAATCAGTTCTAAAAAGTCCTAAATCCAACATAAAACTTGTCCTAGTCCCGCCTCAAACCTCCCCCAGTCCCGCCTAAAGCCCCTCAGCTCAGCCTAAAAGCTTCACCAGTTCTAAAAGCTCCTCAGTCCAGCCTAAGAGCCCTCTCAGTCCTAAAACCTTGCTCAGTGTCACCTAAAAGCTCTCCCAGGACTAGAAGTCTCTCAGTCCTGACTTAAACCATCACCAGATCAAAAAAGTCCCAGGTTCTGCCTAAAATCCACCCCCCGCCCAGTCGTGCTCAAAAGAACCCCAGTCCAGCCTAAAAGCTTCACCTAAAACCCCTCCCAGCCCAGTTTAAAACCTCTCCCAGACCAGATTAAAACCCCTCCCAGCCCAGTTTAAAACCCCTCCCAGTCCAGTTTAAAACCCCTCCCAGACCAGTTTAAAACCTCTCCCATTCCAGTTTAAAACCTCTCCCAGCCCAGTTTAAAACCCCTCCCAGCCCAGTTTAAAACCCCTCCCATTCCAGTTTAAAACCTCTCCCAGTCCAGTTTAAAACCTCTCCCAGTCCCACCTAAGCCTCTCCCAGCCTAAACCCACCCCACGTCCCACCTAAATcccccagtccagcccagcatCCTCACAGTGAGATCTGCACCCATCAAATcccgatcccaaatccctgataTCCCAATCCCGGATCTGTCACATCCCGATCCCGGATCCCTGGTATCCCAATCCCGGATCCATCAGATCCCGATCCTGGATCCCTAATATCCCGATCCCAGATCCAGAGGGCCCTGCTTGCGGATCTGGCGAATTCTGATCCCGGATCCGGCACATCCCGATCTCGCATCCGGCACACTCCAATCCTGGATCCAGCGGATGGTGCTCGGGAGTCTGGCGTATTCCGAGCCTGGATCCGGCACAGCCCAATCCCGGTACCAGCGTATCCCAATCTCGGATTCCTCTTTTGGATCCCAGTAGAGCGCAGCCTCCACCTGATCCCGGAATCCCGGACGGAGCCGCATCCCGCGCAGCCGGGACAGCTCGTTATTCCCATTTCTGTAATTCCCGTCGTTGTTATTCCCGTGGGGAGGCTCCAGGCCGGGCCATTCCCAGCACACTTCCAGGGGAAGGTCGGGAACGCAGAGCAGCGGGCTCAGCTCCCCTTCCCTGATCCACTGGGATCTGGTTCCTGCCAGGATCAGCGGCAGCGCCGCGGCCCAGCCCTTCCCGACCTCCTGCGCCGCCCTGAACACGCACGCGGCCGCCGCCTGCGGCTCCGAGCGCTCCAGGCGGCTCCAGAAACCCCGGAGCGGCAGATCCTGCATGGAATTCCACATCCAGGCGGGAGCCGGAGCCAGCAGAACGGTCTCGACCTTCCCGAAACGCCCAAAAACTTCCTGGAGCAGCGCGTCGGTC
Coding sequences within it:
- the SCARA3 gene encoding scavenger receptor class A member 3, with amino-acid sequence MRAPEAAEEEEEEEQMPPFSSGAGGRSRRCRGSCGREASLGAAVRGLFGISGILLLAVGLLGTLVFRKVDSISEEISTSQTLYEQKLLSLQEDLQALGERSSGNGSSVCRDTAALGRELSELQLELEQIQRMLQAQEILLERTSQSHARLSSAGSSISGGLRSCSASIGNVSRSLEQLREQARGCQGVTARLQNSLRDLTRQRSEAGEAAERLNSSLEQNSQRLRALQRRAEQETLALSRAATEWQNVTRIFGMLRAASSRNSELLRGLQAGLGSAVREASRNSDGTQELALELLGLQLELDNISSQLEEQQENAQDLRHRRGHGRNRTQERFRELESRLESLQLEIRTILANVGATDGHVQGMLRFLDAVRFSCSREFRGQAEELRELRRSLGMLQEVTEELRERSGVLGARLEFGVRNLSVAVEEMRAVDERHGEMLRDGSALRGVPGLPGPRGLKGDVGSGGAPGDPGQKGDLGNLGSPGSPGSPGSPGAEGPRGERGPPGSRGFPGSKGSKGSSGIPGPRGSKGDPGIPGIPGIPGAAGQPGPAGPPGERGDPGMAGNPGNLGKEGTQGTQGEPGPRGPPGMAGQ